Below is a window of Hyphomicrobiales bacterium DNA.
GGCTCGGGGAACGATGTGTTGACCGGTGGGACGGGCAACGACGAGGTTCTCGGGGGGGCCGGCAACGACCTCTTGATCGCCGGGCTCGGCAACGACACCTACAACGGTGGCGGCGGCATCGACACGCTCGACATGTCCGCCGGGAGCGGCGTCTCGGTCAACCTCATGGCCGGTCGTGCCGAAGGGCTCGGCAACGACAAGGTGGTGAACGTCGAGAACGTGGTCGGCTCGGCTGGCGACGACAGCATCGCGGGCAATCACAAGGTGAACGTGCTCGAAGGCGGCGCGGGCAACGACTGGTTCCGCTCGTACAAGGGCGCCGACGTGCTGACCGGAGGCGAGGGCGAGGATACGTTCGCCTTCTTCAAGGACGACGTCGCGAATTCGAAAGGCGAAACACGCGGCGTCGACCGCATCACGGACTTCGAGAAGGGCGACACGCTCGATCTCTCGGGCCTCTTTGGCGGCTCGCCGGCCGATCTCTCGGACCTCGTGCGCCTCACGGCGACCGACGGCGGGACGATGGTCTCCGTCGACCTCGGGAACAAGGCTGGCTGGGTCGACGTCGTCCTGCTCGAGAACGTGTCGGACCTCGACGTCGGTTCGCTGATCGACATGGGCGGTCTGCTGGCCTGACGGGCCGGGCGAACGGGGCGCCTGGCGGTCAGCCGGCGCTCCAGACCACCGGAAACCACGCCTCGGGCATCGGCTCGCCCATCGCAAGCTCGAGGCCCATTTCCGGGAACGGTGGCGAAACGGCGTGCGGACGCGTCACGAACCGCGCGCGCTCGTCGAAGAACCGGAAGCTCACCGCACGCCGCCGCCGGGCCGAGCGGTTGGGCGGCGCGTTGTGCAGGGTGTGAAAATCGAAGGCGACGAGATCGCCGGGCGCGAGGTCGAAGCTGCGCAAGCGGTCGGCATCGCGCTCCTCGTCGATCTGCGGGAACGGGCGATAGCGCGAGGTGTCGCCCTCGAGCGGCTCGAGCGTCTTGAAGCGGCGCGGCACGTAGGTTGCCTGATCGCGGTGGCTGCCGGCCAGGAAGTGTGGGCAAACGTCGCGTGAGACCGGGTCGAGCGGTACCCAGAGGCTCACCGAACCTTCGACACCGACGCAGTAGTAGGGCAGATCCTGGTGCCAAGGCGTGGCGCTGCCATTGCCGGGCTCCTTGACGAGCACATGCTCGTGGAAAAGCTGGGCGCAACGACTCCCCATCAAGGCACCGGCGAGCGCCCCGAGCGGGCCCTTGCTCGCGACCTCGAGGAACGCGGGAAAACGCCGCCAGTTCACGTAGTCGCCGAAATAGGCCCCACCGCCATCGTCGGCGTGGTTCTTGCCGTAGGGGCCCGGCGCGGCGAGATTTCCCTCGACGGCGTCGGCGAGGCGGGTGAGCCAAGCCTCGTCCAGCACACCGCGCACGACGGCGACACCGTCGCGCCGGAAGGTCTCGATCACCGCGTCGTCGATCGCGCGCATAGCACCTCCATCCACTCGCCGTAGTCGCCGGAACCAAAGCCGCGTTGGCTCTGGCGCGAGTCTAACACGCCTTGCACAACGGTCCATCCCGGCGGCTCGAGGTGGACTACTCGGCCGGGCTCGGGGCACCGATCGGCGCGCCAGCGCGGTCGCGCGCGGCGGAGGCGCCGGCGGCGAGCCGCTCGGCACGCGCCTGGCGCATTCTGGCGAACCAGGCCCGCCAGCCGGACCACAATTCACCATAGACCGCCGGCCACGCCAGGAGCGTCGGCGTCAAGACGAGCGTGATCAGTGTGGAGAACAAAAGCCCGGAGATGATGGCCGTCGAGAGCTGCACCCACCAGATGGAGGTGATCGATCCGAGGGCGATCTGCGGGGTGAAGAAATCGACGTTGACCTGCATGGCCATCGGGAGAAGGCCGAAAATCGTCGTTATGGTGGTCAGGAAGACCGGGCGGAAGCGCTCGGCGCACGAGCGCAGCACGGCGTCGATCGTTCCATAACCCTCCACACGGCGCAGATGGTTGAACGTGTCGATGAGAACGATGGAGTTGTTGACGACGATGCCGGCGAGCGCGACCACGCCGGTGCCGGTCATGATGATGGAGAACGGCTGGCGCGTGATGAGCATGCCGAGCAGGACGCCGGCGACGGAGAGAACGATCGTCGAGAGGGTTATGCCGGCCTGGCTGAAGGAGTTGAACTGCGTGACGAGGATGATGAACATGATGAAGAGGGCGGCGGCCATGGCCTTGCCTAGGAACGCGCCCGACTCTTTCTGCTCCTCGTCGGCGCCGCGGAAAGTGAAGGTTATGCCGGCCGGCCACTGCTCGGACTTCAGCCAGGCATCCAACTCGCGCACTTTCTCGTCGCCGAGGATACCTTCCGCCACGTTCGCCTTGACGCTCATGATGTTGAAGCCGTCCTTGCGCTCGATGGTGTTGACGCGCGGACGCGGCTCGCGCGTGACGAAGTTGGTGATCGGGACCATCCCGGCGGGGGTGACGATGCGCAACTGGTCGAGCTGATCGAGGGTGCGGTCCGCCTCGGGCAAGCGCACGCGGATGTCGACCTCGTCCTCGCTGTCGTCGGGACGGTATTTGCCGACCAGGATGCCGTTGGTGACGAGCTGGATCATGGCGCCGACCGAGGCGATGTCCGTGCCATATCGTCCGGCCTCGCCGCGATCGACGGTCACGACCCATTCGATGCCCGGAAGTGGACGGGAATCCTCGATGTCGCGGAGCCCCGTCATGCCGGTTTCGAGATGGCCGCGCACGCGGGCCGTCACGGCCTCGACGACGGCGCGATCGCTGCCGGCGACCTCGAGGCGTATCGGCTTGCCGACCGGCGGGCCGTCCTCGCGCTTGCGCACCTCGACGGTGATGCCGGGGATGTCGGCGACGCGCGTGCGGATCTCCTCGAGGATCTCCTTGCCGACCCGGCGCGTGTTGTAGTCGGCCAGCTCGATGGTGATCATGCCGATCTGGTCGGCGGGAGCGTCCGACACGCCCGTGCCCATCTCCGGCCCCCCGGTGCCACCGCCGGTGCGCGTGAAAACCGCCTTGATCCCGGCGACCGCCAGCACCTCGCGCTCGACCTCGGAGACGAGTGCGAGTTCCTCGCGGGCCGCGAGATTGCCGCGCGCGGAGATGAAAACGATGGCCTGCTCCGGCTCCGTGTCGACGAAGAACTCCACGCCGGTCGGCTTGGCGGAATAGGCCATGAACGAGCCGACGACGAGACCTATCGTGGCGAGCAGGACGAGGATCGGGTGGCGGATGAGGCGACGCATCATGCGGACATAGAGGCCATCGGGCACCACCGGTTCGGCGGACCGGGACGCCGACGCGACCGCCTCGAGCGCATGATCGCGGCGGGTCAGCAGCCCGCCCAATACTGGAAGGAATATCATCGCCGTGACCAGCGATGCGCTGAGCACGATGATCACGGTGATCGGCAGATAGCTCATGAACTCACCCGGTACGCCGGGCCAGAGCAGCAGCGGCATGAACGCCGCGAGGGTCGTCGCCGTCGAGGAGACGATCGGCCAGAACATGCGCGTCGCCGCCTCGTTGTAAGCCTCGCGCGGCGGCACGCCCTCGCCCATGCGACGGTCGGCGTACTCGACGATGACGATGGCGCCATCGACCAGGATGCCAACGGTCAGCACCATGCCGAACATGAGCATCATGTTCACGGTCATGCCGGTGAGGCCAATGATCAGGAAGCCGATCATGAAGGAGGCCGGGATCGCGAACCCGACGAGGAGCGCCGAGCGTAGCCCAAGGGCGGCGACGACGACGATCATGACGAGGGCGATCGCCGTCAGGATGGCAGCCTCGAGCGAACCGAGCACCTCGAAGATGAATTTGGACTGGTCGAGCGCGAGGTCGACCTCGATGGTCTTAGGCCAGTCGGCCGTGAACTCGGCGACCACCTGGCGCACGGCCGCATTGTTCTCCACGATGTTCGTGCCGGTCCGTTTGACGACCTCGATGGCGATGGCCGGTTTGCCGTTGAAACGCGAGTAGCTCACGGGGTCCTTGAAGGTGCGGCGGACCTCGGCGACGTCGGCCAGCGTGACGATACCGAGATCGGAGACCTTGACGGGGATGCCGCCGACGTCGCGAGCGTTCTCGAAGAGGCCGGGCACCTTGACGTTGAAGCGGCCCTGGCCGGTGTCGATATTGCCTGCGGCGATGAGCTGGTTGTTCTGGGTGACGGCTCGGACCAATTCGTCCTGCGAGATCGCGTAG
It encodes the following:
- a CDS encoding phytanoyl-CoA dioxygenase — protein: MVNCGPAGGPGSPECARRVPSGSPPAPPPRATALARRSVPRARPSSPPRAAGMDRCARRVRLAPEPTRLWFRRLRRVDGGAMRAIDDAVIETFRRDGVAVVRGVLDEAWLTRLADAVEGNLAAPGPYGKNHADDGGGAYFGDYVNWRRFPAFLEVASKGPLGALAGALMGSRCAQLFHEHVLVKEPGNGSATPWHQDLPYYCVGVEGSVSLWVPLDPVSRDVCPHFLAGSHRDQATYVPRRFKTLEPLEGDTSRYRPFPQIDEERDADRLRSFDLAPGDLVAFDFHTLHNAPPNRSARRRRAVSFRFFDERARFVTRPHAVSPPFPEMGLELAMGEPMPEAWFPVVWSAG
- a CDS encoding AcrB/AcrD/AcrF family protein; translated protein: MGALLAILNAPRTVLTIMFVMVLAGVVTYVTIPKEADPNIDVPIFYVSIPYQGISPEDSERLLVKPMETALRGLDGLKQITAIASQGHAGIIVEFDIDIDHAEASADVREKVDQAKAELPSGAEEPSVNEINLSLFPVIVVALSGDVPERTLFQAARRLQDKIEAIPSVLEARLAGNREELLEVIVDPARLESYAISQDELVRAVTQNNQLIAAGNIDTGQGRFNVKVPGLFENARDVGGIPVKVSDLGIVTLADVAEVRRTFKDPVSYSRFNGKPAIAIEVVKRTGTNIVENNAAVRQVVAEFTADWPKTIEVDLALDQSKFIFEVLGSLEAAILTAIALVMIVVVAALGLRSALLVGFAIPASFMIGFLIIGLTGMTVNMMLMFGMVLTVGILVDGAIVIVEYADRRMGEGVPPREAYNEAATRMFWPIVSSTATTLAAFMPLLLWPGVPGEFMSYLPITVIIVLSASLVTAMIFLPVLGGLLTRRDHALEAVASASRSAEPVVPDGLYVRMMRRLIRHPILVLLATIGLVVGSFMAYSAKPTGVEFFVDTEPEQAIVFISARGNLAAREELALVSEVEREVLAVAGIKAVFTRTGGGTGGPEMGTGVSDAPADQIGMITIELADYNTRRVGKEILEEIRTRVADIPGITVEVRKREDGPPVGKPIRLEVAGSDRAVVEAVTARVRGHLETGMTGLRDIEDSRPLPGIEWVVTVDRGEAGRYGTDIASVGAMIQLVTNGILVGKYRPDDSEDEVDIRVRLPEADRTLDQLDQLRIVTPAGMVPITNFVTREPRPRVNTIERKDGFNIMSVKANVAEGILGDEKVRELDAWLKSEQWPAGITFTFRGADEEQKESGAFLGKAMAAALFIMFIILVTQFNSFSQAGITLSTIVLSVAGVLLGMLITRQPFSIIMTGTGVVALAGIVVNNSIVLIDTFNHLRRVEGYGTIDAVLRSCAERFRPVFLTTITTIFGLLPMAMQVNVDFFTPQIALGSITSIWWVQLSTAIISGLLFSTLITLVLTPTLLAWPAVYGELWSGWRAWFARMRQARAERLAAGASAARDRAGAPIGAPSPAE